A single window of Rubripirellula lacrimiformis DNA harbors:
- a CDS encoding glycosyltransferase family 2 protein: protein MTGTVTVLIPAYNAESFLAEAIRSCLEQTRQPNQIIVVDDGSTDRTAEVAESFADSVTLIRQPNNGAAAARNAGIAIATGDYIALLDADDLMTPDRIELQIRLIGARPELDLVFGQQLVFQDGENPVQLHRDGTGQVKPDCVASSVFCRRDVFRNVGLFCTEHSVGEMIEWFARAQDLGIRSDSVDQTVLYRRQHANNSSTQNRSDYVHVLKSILDRRRAK from the coding sequence ATGACCGGGACCGTCACTGTTTTGATCCCCGCCTACAACGCCGAATCGTTTTTGGCAGAGGCGATCCGCAGCTGCCTGGAACAGACGCGGCAACCGAATCAGATCATCGTCGTCGACGACGGATCCACGGACCGTACCGCCGAGGTCGCGGAATCGTTTGCGGACAGCGTCACGTTGATACGCCAGCCCAACAACGGTGCTGCGGCTGCTCGAAATGCCGGAATCGCCATTGCCACGGGAGATTACATCGCGTTACTGGACGCGGATGATCTGATGACACCGGATCGAATCGAGCTACAGATTCGCTTGATTGGGGCCCGCCCGGAACTTGACCTTGTGTTCGGCCAACAGCTGGTCTTTCAAGATGGCGAGAATCCGGTTCAGCTGCATCGCGACGGAACGGGTCAGGTAAAGCCCGACTGTGTGGCATCATCGGTGTTCTGTCGCCGGGACGTCTTCCGGAACGTCGGACTTTTCTGCACCGAACATTCGGTAGGCGAAATGATCGAATGGTTTGCCCGTGCGCAAGACCTCGGAATTCGCTCGGACAGCGTTGATCAGACGGTTCTGTATCGACGACAGCATGCCAACAATTCATCTACCCAGAATCGCAGCGATTACGTTCATGTCCTAAAATCCATCCTGGACCGAAGGCGTGCCAAGTGA
- a CDS encoding nucleotidyltransferase family protein, with the protein MTFLTRWIDRDRSWPHGCWPNEAQQLLLQACLLEDDAAATDAWRQWEELVPWDFIDSGSHRLLLLLNDRLQRMGQTSKNQGRLTGVARYYWVQTEVKQRQAVPILQQFEAAQIPTLLLKGASLNATVYQTGFRAMNDLDLVVRREDAQQAVQLLNQAGADPPMQVSDETIHVGHGTNFSFPNGAQVDLHWDFFHSRSLTAAQQQSLWDASVPVQIGPANSRVLCAADQLLHTCEHGVRYNESPPFRWLADAHQIIRAAGSSMDWQRLADQARQIDAVLPVQRTLQWLRSHLALPIPDEAIAALESSEVSLSSRLEYRVTGHRGVAGKHTFWQTFPEHVFAWRRQGRQPSLIQYHCLQHNISQDFGATFAELAKIGLLQTASRVRSAAPTIRNVYRYAVATMPDDQIAGFYGVERYRHQIFRWTGRESTLTVSLPRGDYDVQVRLLPWRKWTNDLDADLRVDFSRAVRPVTSDGRDNRFLRFSIQRDMFGPTLHQRLTFRCTRFRDVPESEQRHLGFPLQMVQFRPTKPMTQRHRDEAAGSRPASQSQLADVATRSGTSH; encoded by the coding sequence GTGACGTTTCTGACCCGCTGGATTGACCGGGACCGGTCGTGGCCTCACGGTTGCTGGCCGAACGAGGCGCAGCAACTTCTGTTACAGGCTTGCCTGCTAGAAGACGACGCCGCTGCCACGGATGCTTGGCGACAATGGGAAGAACTTGTCCCCTGGGACTTCATCGACAGCGGATCCCATCGACTATTACTGCTTCTGAACGATCGTCTGCAGCGCATGGGGCAGACGTCCAAGAACCAAGGCCGACTGACCGGTGTGGCCCGGTACTACTGGGTGCAAACCGAAGTCAAGCAACGGCAAGCAGTCCCCATTTTGCAGCAATTTGAAGCCGCGCAGATTCCGACGCTACTGTTGAAGGGTGCATCGCTGAATGCGACGGTGTACCAAACCGGATTTCGGGCGATGAACGATTTGGATTTGGTGGTCCGCCGCGAAGACGCTCAGCAAGCGGTGCAGCTGCTGAACCAAGCCGGCGCCGATCCTCCGATGCAAGTGTCTGACGAAACGATTCACGTCGGTCATGGCACCAATTTCAGTTTCCCAAATGGCGCACAAGTTGATCTCCACTGGGACTTTTTCCATAGCCGTTCGCTGACGGCGGCACAGCAACAATCGCTATGGGATGCCAGTGTGCCGGTTCAAATCGGGCCCGCCAACAGTCGAGTGTTGTGCGCGGCCGATCAACTACTGCATACTTGCGAACATGGTGTTCGGTACAACGAAAGTCCGCCGTTCCGCTGGCTGGCCGACGCTCATCAGATCATCCGGGCCGCAGGTTCTAGCATGGACTGGCAGCGGCTGGCGGATCAGGCCCGGCAGATCGATGCCGTGCTGCCGGTGCAGAGGACTCTGCAGTGGCTGCGCAGCCATCTTGCGTTGCCGATTCCCGACGAAGCGATCGCGGCGCTAGAGTCCAGCGAAGTCTCGCTTTCCAGCCGCCTGGAATATCGCGTGACCGGACACCGAGGGGTTGCAGGGAAACACACGTTTTGGCAAACGTTCCCGGAACATGTCTTCGCTTGGCGTCGCCAGGGGCGTCAACCTTCCCTGATCCAGTATCACTGCTTGCAACATAACATCAGCCAGGATTTCGGGGCGACCTTCGCCGAACTCGCGAAGATCGGTCTGCTGCAAACGGCATCTCGCGTGCGATCGGCGGCACCCACGATTCGCAACGTGTACCGCTATGCGGTCGCCACGATGCCCGATGACCAGATCGCCGGGTTCTATGGCGTCGAAAGATACCGTCATCAAATCTTCCGCTGGACCGGTCGTGAATCCACACTGACCGTTTCACTTCCACGCGGCGATTACGACGTCCAGGTTCGGCTGCTGCCATGGCGCAAGTGGACAAACGATTTGGACGCCGACCTGCGTGTTGATTTCAGCCGCGCGGTTCGACCGGTAACATCCGATGGTCGCGACAATCGATTTTTGCGGTTTTCTATTCAGCGTGACATGTTTGGCCCCACGCTGCACCAGAGACTGACGTTTCGCTGCACACGTTTTCGTGACGTGCCAGAATCCGAACAGCGACATCTTGGGTTTCCGCTGCAGATGGTTCAGTTTCGACCGACCAAACCGATGACGCAGCGACACCGAGACGAGGCGGCTGGATCGCGACCAGCCTCGCAAAGCCAGCTCGCCGATGTAGCGACACGATCCGGCACTTCACACTGA
- a CDS encoding phosphoenolpyruvate carboxykinase (ATP), with protein MSTTTTPQSSQAALKPQFDLAAQRDGLTEKRLSIAGRTVCFKFAGQPLLRRFMPALAHHPNSDAAAELTIHLWDSVTPPVQQSLQEWIGLQPVILADQQSGWSLVEPGIGLFSQLTTDGNAFVCCRDGNQLPVWESAVPLRSLLNAWAAPQGGVVHGAAVGNDRGAVLLAGVGGSGKSSTALTCLAEPDLRHLGDDLVLITNETQPMVNSLYNSAKLLPENTNRFSDLSLSVNPELPRNPEKETYFLFPPYADKLAAQRPLTAILLPRVGGDTQTRLSPASQAEAWHAIVPVTLTLLGGSRPENLSAIVDIIRRVPIHHLILGSDRKGIAPVIRRVLDEGLDA; from the coding sequence ATGTCGACAACCACAACGCCCCAGTCGTCGCAGGCCGCGCTGAAACCGCAGTTCGATCTTGCCGCCCAGCGCGACGGACTGACCGAGAAACGGTTGTCGATCGCTGGCCGCACGGTGTGTTTCAAATTTGCAGGTCAGCCGCTGCTGCGTCGATTCATGCCTGCCCTGGCACATCACCCCAACAGCGATGCGGCGGCTGAACTGACGATTCATTTGTGGGACAGCGTTACTCCCCCGGTCCAGCAATCGCTGCAGGAATGGATCGGGTTGCAGCCTGTCATCCTTGCCGATCAGCAGTCGGGCTGGAGTCTGGTCGAACCGGGCATTGGCCTGTTCAGCCAACTGACGACGGACGGCAACGCATTCGTCTGTTGCCGAGATGGAAACCAGTTGCCGGTCTGGGAATCTGCTGTTCCGCTGCGTTCATTGTTGAACGCATGGGCCGCACCGCAGGGAGGCGTCGTGCACGGCGCAGCAGTGGGCAATGATCGTGGCGCGGTCCTACTGGCCGGCGTGGGTGGATCCGGAAAGTCCAGCACCGCGTTGACGTGTCTTGCCGAACCTGATTTGCGCCACCTCGGTGACGACCTGGTGTTGATCACCAATGAAACGCAGCCGATGGTCAACAGCCTGTACAACTCTGCAAAGCTGCTGCCAGAGAACACGAACCGTTTCAGCGACCTGTCGCTTTCAGTCAATCCGGAACTGCCTCGTAATCCGGAAAAGGAAACCTACTTTTTGTTTCCACCGTACGCTGACAAGCTTGCAGCACAGCGTCCGCTAACGGCCATCTTACTGCCGCGCGTTGGAGGCGACACGCAGACCCGTCTGTCGCCGGCTTCCCAGGCGGAAGCGTGGCACGCGATCGTGCCTGTCACGTTGACCTTGCTAGGCGGCAGCCGCCCAGAGAACCTATCGGCGATCGTTGATATCATCCGACGTGTTCCCATCCATCACCTAATACTGGGCAGCGATCGTAAGGGAATTGCTCCTGTGATTCGCCGCGTGCTTGACGAAGGCTTGGACGCATGA
- a CDS encoding SDR family oxidoreductase — MHLVHREYYNDPRPLPPVCLFFFGPCGYPTRLFFMVNGNQQYTLMTSGTGLVGQYMIRNAMAAGKRIAVIVRRSKKQTAYERVEAILQRFEAELGRELPRPVCLEGDIVQPNLGLSAGATDWVRNNCARMVHGAAVLKFQGADRAEDPWKTNLGGTKNVLAFCRTTGIRDFHYFSTAYVCGNRTDLVRESDLDVGQDFRNDYERSKFEAEHAVRAAPHLDQLTVYRPAVISGDCQTGYTTSYHGLHTYLRLMSLLVPMVEPDENGVRHTPIRLPMTGQERRNVVPIDWVANVVSRLLDTPEAHGQTYHLTPRIHLTPRKIIDCCCSYFNSDGVEFRGDDNVPGDELNGFERNYFSGVSLYESYNSTDPKFDNSNLLKFTSDLPCPEIDETVIHRYMAFGLADRWGKRRDRGVNSPSPLVDFLRDATVASMRQEPDEACQVQTHAHLGLDILGPGGGQWRVARRHGSARFEVAHGLPCPHTPTIRANANVLAKLTTEQDLCPTEIRRYLSGNACTATVFRDAVDMCRTLFSEVAFA, encoded by the coding sequence TTGCACCTTGTTCATCGCGAATATTACAATGATCCGCGACCGCTGCCCCCCGTCTGTCTGTTCTTTTTCGGCCCTTGTGGCTACCCGACTCGTTTGTTCTTCATGGTGAATGGAAACCAACAATACACTCTGATGACCAGTGGGACTGGTCTTGTCGGGCAGTACATGATTCGCAATGCGATGGCAGCTGGCAAACGCATTGCAGTGATTGTCAGACGCAGCAAAAAGCAGACGGCGTATGAGCGGGTCGAAGCGATTCTGCAGCGATTCGAAGCGGAACTTGGGCGCGAACTGCCTCGTCCTGTCTGTCTAGAAGGCGATATCGTCCAGCCCAATCTTGGGCTTAGCGCTGGTGCGACCGATTGGGTCCGCAACAATTGCGCACGAATGGTTCACGGTGCGGCGGTGCTGAAGTTTCAGGGGGCCGATCGAGCCGAGGATCCTTGGAAAACCAACCTGGGTGGTACGAAAAACGTTCTCGCGTTCTGTCGCACGACCGGTATCCGCGACTTCCATTACTTCTCGACCGCGTACGTCTGCGGCAACCGAACCGACTTGGTCCGCGAATCGGATTTGGATGTTGGGCAGGACTTTCGCAATGACTATGAGCGAAGCAAGTTTGAAGCCGAGCATGCCGTTCGGGCAGCACCCCATTTGGATCAGCTGACGGTTTATCGGCCAGCGGTCATTTCGGGCGACTGCCAGACCGGATACACCACCAGTTACCACGGGCTGCATACTTATCTGCGATTGATGTCGCTGTTGGTGCCGATGGTCGAGCCTGACGAAAACGGTGTTCGTCACACTCCCATTCGCCTTCCGATGACGGGCCAGGAACGTCGCAACGTTGTGCCCATCGATTGGGTTGCCAACGTGGTTTCCAGGTTGCTGGACACGCCCGAGGCTCACGGGCAGACCTACCATCTGACGCCGCGAATCCACCTGACGCCGCGAAAGATCATTGATTGCTGCTGCTCTTATTTCAACTCCGATGGGGTCGAATTTCGCGGGGATGACAACGTACCGGGCGACGAACTGAATGGTTTCGAACGGAACTATTTTTCGGGAGTCTCGCTTTACGAATCGTACAATTCGACAGACCCGAAGTTCGACAATTCGAACCTGCTGAAGTTCACTTCGGATCTCCCTTGTCCAGAAATTGACGAAACCGTCATTCACCGATACATGGCATTTGGCTTGGCAGACCGGTGGGGCAAACGACGCGATCGAGGTGTCAATTCACCTAGCCCACTGGTTGATTTCTTGCGAGATGCGACCGTTGCATCGATGCGTCAGGAACCCGACGAGGCCTGCCAAGTGCAGACGCATGCTCATCTGGGCCTGGATATTCTTGGCCCGGGTGGCGGTCAGTGGCGAGTGGCCCGGCGACATGGGTCCGCTCGATTCGAAGTTGCTCATGGACTGCCCTGCCCTCACACGCCCACGATTCGCGCCAACGCCAACGTTCTTGCAAAGCTGACGACCGAGCAGGACCTTTGCCCGACCGAGATCCGCCGATATCTCAGCGGCAACGCGTGCACTGCGACAGTGTTTCGCGACGCGGTGGACATGTGCCGAACGCTGTTTTCGGAAGTCGCGTTCGCGTAG
- a CDS encoding cyclic peptide export ABC transporter has product MKLFLILIRSSWVSGLVSGLLGALSGMANLGLIMLIHRALTDDPSDSQWLPYLFAGACVLVLITQVTAKHLLVQLSQATAARLRYELCTKIIAAPLPTLESVGSHRLLAALIDDVNSITSALSAFPAACANAMVLVCGLVYLATLSVPLAGGTILMASIGVFSFMTGLRFANRHLRQAREDQDEVVKQLRAMIDGIKELKGNNMRCLDFVYDVLLPADTKMRHSLIIGSNIQGFAHSWGRLFLFIGIGLLLFAWPQIATVSTATLTGYVLTILYLTYPLDGILGWLPAMNSASIAVAKIETLGLMIDQPEHQTSLSAPARFRSLEMHGVTYQYDSKDDNCFALGPVDLTLSPGETLFIAGGNGSGKTTLAKLLTGLYVPDAGRVQWNGNDVTDKERADYRQLFSTVFVEGHLFDRLLGIDATPGKLQHWLSILGMEDKVNVQTGRLLTGELSRGQHKRLALLVAALDDRPIFVFDEWAAEQDPGFKDIFYQQILPELHRSGKTVVAITHDDRYFSVASRVLKVADGRLNLVADLQSTPRRAA; this is encoded by the coding sequence ATGAAACTGTTCCTGATCCTGATTCGATCATCCTGGGTATCCGGCCTTGTGTCTGGATTACTGGGTGCGCTAAGCGGCATGGCGAATCTCGGATTGATCATGTTGATTCATCGTGCGTTGACGGACGATCCATCCGATTCGCAGTGGCTGCCCTATTTATTCGCGGGCGCCTGCGTGTTGGTGCTGATCACTCAAGTGACGGCCAAGCATCTGCTAGTTCAGCTGTCACAGGCCACGGCCGCTCGGCTGCGATATGAACTGTGCACCAAGATCATCGCCGCTCCGTTGCCAACATTGGAATCAGTGGGGTCGCACCGATTGTTGGCAGCTTTGATCGACGACGTGAACTCGATCACATCCGCCCTGTCTGCGTTCCCGGCCGCATGTGCCAATGCGATGGTGTTGGTTTGTGGACTGGTGTATTTGGCGACCCTGTCGGTTCCGCTTGCAGGCGGGACGATCTTGATGGCCAGCATCGGCGTGTTCAGTTTTATGACCGGGCTTCGGTTCGCCAATCGCCACTTGCGACAAGCTCGCGAAGACCAAGACGAAGTGGTCAAGCAGTTGCGAGCGATGATCGACGGCATCAAGGAACTGAAAGGCAACAACATGCGATGCCTAGACTTTGTCTATGACGTGTTGCTGCCGGCCGATACCAAAATGCGTCACAGCCTGATCATCGGATCGAATATTCAGGGCTTTGCCCACAGTTGGGGACGTCTGTTCCTGTTTATCGGCATCGGGTTGTTGCTGTTTGCCTGGCCACAGATCGCGACCGTTTCGACGGCCACGCTGACCGGATACGTCCTGACGATCCTGTACCTAACGTACCCATTGGACGGGATCCTGGGTTGGTTACCAGCGATGAATTCGGCGTCGATCGCCGTGGCCAAGATCGAGACCCTGGGCCTGATGATCGACCAGCCCGAACACCAGACATCGCTGTCGGCCCCCGCCCGATTCCGTTCGCTTGAAATGCACGGCGTCACCTACCAATACGATTCCAAGGATGACAATTGCTTCGCGCTGGGGCCAGTCGATTTGACGCTATCGCCAGGTGAGACCCTCTTCATCGCCGGCGGCAACGGCAGCGGAAAAACGACGCTCGCAAAACTATTGACCGGGCTGTACGTTCCCGATGCTGGCCGCGTTCAGTGGAACGGCAACGACGTGACCGACAAAGAACGTGCAGACTACCGCCAACTCTTTTCGACGGTTTTCGTGGAAGGGCATCTTTTTGACCGGTTGCTTGGGATCGACGCAACACCTGGCAAACTGCAACACTGGCTTTCCATCTTGGGCATGGAAGACAAGGTCAACGTTCAAACCGGCCGACTGTTGACCGGCGAGCTTTCACGGGGCCAGCACAAACGCTTGGCACTTCTGGTAGCGGCCCTGGACGACCGTCCCATCTTTGTGTTCGACGAATGGGCTGCCGAACAGGATCCGGGATTCAAAGACATTTTCTATCAGCAGATTCTTCCCGAGCTTCACCGCAGTGGCAAAACCGTTGTCGCGATCACGCACGACGATCGTTACTTTTCGGTGGCCAGCCGTGTGCTGAAGGTAGCCGATGGTCGACTGAACTTGGTCGCCGATCTGCAATCCACACCGCGGCGCGCAGCATGA
- a CDS encoding ABC transporter permease, producing the protein MIELNGLRKNYRVGDHDLAVLKGITLNIESGEYVALMGSSGSGKTTLMNLLGSLDHPTDGVYRLAGIDVSSLTPMELAAFRSQHIGFVFQNFNLLPRATALDNVLLPTIYASDGRSRRECVEDATRLLESVGLAGRLDHMPNQLSGGERQRIAIARALMNRPKLLLADEPTGNLDTVTEQEILALFRQLNQEHGITLVVVTHDAEVAHEADRVVRMKDGLVSEDVRQRESIVDRPSHANAQTATFREQTPVWPLAASWNAVMVAVMALRRNKLRTFLTMLGVIIGVASVISTMELSAGAATAIEETVASMGASMLTISPGKASSTSGRQRSIEIIPDDVVAVSRQCSAVKVAAPLIYSQVQLVRRNRRWSPNLALGTTPQYLEARNWDQLEMGTPFTEAQVLDASKVCILGKTVARELFDSEYPIGEEVRVNGVPLRVVGVLTEKGGDVIGNDQDDIIIGPWTTFKLRVNSSPGGAAKLSTFADLMPPMQLASMKRSTQREEIHQIYVEAISPDHVELARQQITRVLSRRHNVDPAGAYRINDITEVSRVVGQVVGGVSALGLVIAGVSLMVGGVGIMNIMLVSVTERTREIGLRMAVGADRSAILRQFLIEATVLCMVGGFVGIFAGHMWSSLVAQVIGWPTTMSIWAPIIAVSVAATVGIVFGYYPARTASRLNPIDALRYE; encoded by the coding sequence TTGATCGAACTCAATGGGCTGCGCAAAAACTATCGAGTCGGCGACCACGACTTGGCGGTGCTGAAGGGCATCACGCTGAACATCGAATCGGGCGAATACGTGGCGTTGATGGGTTCGTCGGGCTCCGGCAAGACGACCTTGATGAACCTGTTGGGCAGCCTGGACCATCCGACGGACGGGGTCTATCGCTTGGCAGGGATCGATGTTTCGAGTCTGACGCCGATGGAACTTGCGGCGTTTCGGAGCCAGCATATCGGGTTCGTCTTTCAGAACTTCAACCTGCTGCCACGCGCGACCGCGCTCGACAACGTGCTGTTGCCGACCATTTATGCATCGGACGGTCGGTCCCGGCGTGAATGCGTCGAAGACGCGACGCGATTGCTAGAGTCCGTTGGTTTGGCCGGGCGACTGGACCATATGCCCAATCAATTGTCGGGCGGCGAACGACAGCGAATTGCGATCGCACGTGCGTTGATGAACCGCCCCAAACTATTGCTCGCTGACGAGCCGACGGGAAACCTGGACACTGTCACCGAGCAGGAAATCTTGGCGTTGTTTCGGCAGCTGAATCAAGAACACGGCATCACGCTGGTCGTGGTGACCCATGACGCGGAAGTCGCTCACGAAGCAGACCGTGTCGTGCGGATGAAGGATGGTTTGGTTTCCGAAGACGTGCGACAACGCGAATCGATCGTCGATCGACCTAGCCATGCAAACGCCCAAACAGCGACCTTTCGCGAACAGACTCCCGTATGGCCGCTGGCCGCCAGCTGGAACGCGGTGATGGTTGCCGTCATGGCACTGCGCCGCAACAAGCTGCGCACGTTCCTTACGATGCTGGGCGTCATTATCGGCGTCGCATCGGTGATCTCGACGATGGAACTGAGCGCGGGCGCGGCGACCGCAATCGAAGAAACAGTCGCCAGCATGGGCGCCAGCATGCTGACGATCAGCCCGGGCAAAGCATCTAGCACCAGCGGACGCCAACGTTCCATCGAAATCATCCCCGATGATGTGGTGGCGGTTTCCAGACAATGTTCGGCGGTCAAGGTCGCGGCTCCGCTGATCTATTCGCAGGTCCAACTGGTACGTCGAAATCGACGCTGGAGCCCCAACCTTGCCCTGGGCACAACCCCGCAATACTTAGAAGCCAGGAACTGGGACCAGCTGGAAATGGGGACACCGTTCACCGAGGCGCAGGTCCTGGATGCTTCCAAGGTCTGCATCCTGGGCAAGACCGTCGCTCGCGAATTGTTCGACAGCGAGTACCCGATTGGCGAGGAAGTTCGTGTCAACGGAGTTCCGCTGCGCGTCGTGGGGGTGCTGACTGAAAAGGGCGGTGACGTGATCGGAAACGACCAAGACGACATCATCATCGGGCCCTGGACGACGTTCAAACTTCGCGTCAACAGCAGCCCGGGCGGCGCGGCCAAGCTAAGCACCTTTGCAGACCTGATGCCGCCGATGCAACTCGCATCGATGAAGCGGTCAACGCAGCGCGAAGAGATCCATCAGATCTATGTCGAAGCGATATCCCCCGACCATGTCGAACTGGCACGCCAACAGATCACTCGGGTGCTCTCTCGCCGACACAATGTCGATCCCGCCGGTGCCTACCGCATCAATGACATCACCGAAGTGTCACGGGTGGTCGGGCAAGTCGTTGGTGGTGTGTCCGCCCTAGGGCTGGTGATCGCCGGTGTTTCGTTGATGGTCGGTGGCGTCGGGATCATGAACATCATGCTGGTCTCGGTCACCGAACGAACCCGAGAAATCGGTCTGCGGATGGCGGTCGGCGCCGATCGCAGCGCGATCCTCCGTCAATTTCTGATCGAGGCGACAGTGCTGTGCATGGTCGGCGGATTCGTGGGTATTTTCGCAGGCCACATGTGGTCGTCGCTGGTTGCCCAGGTGATTGGCTGGCCGACCACGATGTCGATCTGGGCACCGATCATTGCCGTTTCCGTTGCCGCGACCGTGGGGATCGTTTTCGGATACTACCCGGCCCGAACCGCATCGCGGTTGAACCCGATCGATGCCCTGCGTTACGAGTAA
- a CDS encoding glycosyltransferase family 4 protein, which produces MAKPSTPSVNRRVLIDGTKLADSRPDGIRRYVSGLLGAMVPVAAQHEDWAVDVHLGSRIIPISEIGPWLDVRKKAPETVLQFFRQRVDGLRVQVQRMTTHYDVVHLTMPNTFCAFRGFKGRRLVTVHDLSHLACPQWQTTTNSESLERGLQDAVQRDARFTTVSDFVRKELATRCGISSAHETGAGCDRSRFHSRHSVDAKRAVRTKYSLPDAPFLLSVGTLEPRKNLLGTVRAYRQLLESNPQTTIDLVIVGHYGWGDLSDVHDAAKGCDRIHWIGGVPDDDLPLIYAQAEALSYVSHYEGFGLPALESMNCGVPVVYGSGTAVAEVVADAGWAADPNSTEQIFHCFREVATRPDIRQERSDRAIRRSEQFGWSRVAEAMWDQYTAVAECRVARLAG; this is translated from the coding sequence GTGGCTAAACCATCCACCCCTAGCGTCAATCGCCGTGTCCTGATCGACGGCACGAAGCTGGCCGATTCGCGGCCCGATGGCATTCGCCGGTATGTGTCCGGGTTGTTGGGCGCGATGGTTCCGGTCGCCGCCCAGCATGAAGACTGGGCGGTGGATGTCCACCTTGGTTCGCGGATCATTCCGATCTCTGAAATTGGCCCTTGGCTGGACGTTCGAAAAAAGGCTCCAGAAACCGTCTTGCAGTTCTTTCGGCAACGGGTCGACGGGCTTCGCGTGCAGGTGCAAAGGATGACGACTCATTACGACGTTGTGCATTTGACCATGCCCAATACGTTTTGCGCGTTCCGCGGATTCAAGGGACGGCGACTGGTGACGGTTCATGACCTTTCGCATTTGGCATGCCCCCAGTGGCAGACAACCACCAATAGCGAAAGCCTGGAACGGGGACTGCAAGACGCTGTCCAAAGAGACGCTCGCTTCACCACCGTTTCCGATTTTGTGCGAAAGGAACTGGCCACACGTTGTGGGATTTCCAGCGCCCACGAAACCGGCGCGGGTTGCGATCGTTCGCGGTTTCACTCGCGACATTCCGTGGATGCCAAACGCGCGGTCCGAACCAAGTATTCGTTGCCTGATGCTCCCTTCCTGCTTTCGGTCGGCACGCTGGAGCCCCGGAAAAACCTGCTGGGTACGGTGCGGGCCTATCGCCAACTGTTGGAATCCAACCCGCAAACGACTATCGATCTGGTCATTGTCGGGCATTACGGATGGGGCGACCTCAGCGACGTGCACGATGCCGCCAAAGGTTGCGATCGGATCCACTGGATCGGTGGTGTTCCCGACGATGACCTGCCGCTGATCTACGCACAGGCCGAAGCGCTTTCGTATGTATCGCACTACGAAGGATTCGGATTGCCAGCGCTCGAATCGATGAACTGTGGCGTGCCGGTGGTCTACGGTTCGGGCACAGCGGTTGCTGAGGTCGTCGCCGATGCGGGTTGGGCGGCAGACCCCAACAGCACCGAACAGATCTTCCATTGCTTTCGCGAAGTTGCAACGCGGCCGGACATTCGCCAAGAACGATCCGACAGGGCGATTCGGAGGTCCGAGCAGTTTGGATGGTCGCGCGTTGCCGAAGCAATGTGGGATCAGTACACTGCCGTCGCGGAGTGCCGAGTCGCTCGGCTAGCAGGTTAA
- a CDS encoding glycosyltransferase family 32 protein: MSIPKILHQTWKDDNVPEHFAECVQSWKTHHPDWQYRLWTDQDNRQLIADRYHWFLETYDRYPKAIQRADAIRYFILHRFGGMYVDLDFMCCKPLTPLLEGQACVVGREPVQHCRHHRVTNLLCNALMSAVPGHAFFEDVIQRLPEFIGHVENKEPILSSTGPIMMSRVFEDFAAPDSVTVVPSRYLYPLTLHQAAQYRLAGCTGVDLSSAFAIHLFYGTWWKTDAWDRKWRGYYKAKSLLQQCGRSLWRRSSA, encoded by the coding sequence ATGAGCATCCCGAAAATCCTGCATCAAACGTGGAAAGACGACAACGTTCCCGAACACTTTGCCGAATGTGTCCAGTCGTGGAAGACCCACCATCCCGATTGGCAGTATCGACTGTGGACGGACCAAGACAATCGCCAGTTGATCGCTGACCGGTACCACTGGTTTTTGGAAACGTACGATCGCTATCCCAAGGCGATCCAGCGGGCGGACGCAATTCGCTATTTCATTCTTCACCGGTTCGGAGGAATGTACGTCGACCTGGATTTCATGTGCTGCAAACCACTGACCCCGCTGCTGGAAGGGCAAGCCTGCGTTGTCGGGCGGGAACCGGTCCAGCATTGTCGCCACCACCGGGTCACCAACTTGCTATGCAACGCGTTGATGTCCGCCGTGCCGGGCCATGCGTTTTTTGAAGATGTGATCCAGCGGTTGCCGGAGTTCATCGGTCACGTCGAAAACAAAGAACCGATCCTTAGCAGCACCGGCCCGATCATGATGTCGCGAGTCTTCGAGGACTTTGCTGCACCCGATTCGGTGACCGTGGTTCCCTCGCGATACCTGTATCCGCTGACCCTGCATCAGGCGGCCCAATATCGGTTGGCCGGATGCACCGGCGTTGACCTTTCCAGTGCGTTTGCGATCCACCTTTTCTATGGCACCTGGTGGAAGACCGATGCATGGGACCGCAAGTGGCGCGGCTACTACAAGGCGAAGTCTCTGCTGCAGCAGTGCGGGCGCAGCCTCTGGCGACGCAGCTCGGCTTAG